A genomic segment from Bacillota bacterium encodes:
- the hrcA gene encoding heat-inducible transcriptional repressor HrcA: MTLDERKRKVLQALVEDYVATAAPVGSRTLARKYGLGVSPATIRNEMADLEEMGYLEQPHTSAGRIPTDLGYRFYVDSLMRIRGLDPYEIRRLCGVYERKFRQVEKVLQETVKALCDTTDYLALVLGPYIGRTSLRHVFLCPMGPGIAMLVLATDVGFVENRFLEVPEETTGEDLAYVARVLQTRLEGMDIARISSTAVVEIQSELSQYRTLLEHCLDMIRAALEPLEENRVWIGSTSKMMSLPEFRDVDRIRAIMRIIEQQELVMALMLNTGLGIKVSIGDENPVQEMRDCSLVTATYQVAGQVAGSVGLLGPKRMDYARAVAVVDVVEKALSEALGRVAGA; this comes from the coding sequence TTGACCTTGGATGAGCGCAAGCGCAAGGTGCTTCAGGCCCTAGTGGAAGACTACGTGGCGACGGCCGCGCCTGTTGGCTCCAGAACTCTTGCCCGCAAGTATGGGCTAGGGGTCAGCCCTGCCACCATAAGAAATGAGATGGCCGACCTTGAGGAGATGGGTTACCTGGAGCAGCCGCACACCTCGGCCGGGCGAATTCCCACGGACCTTGGCTACAGGTTCTATGTCGACAGCCTGATGAGGATCAGGGGACTGGACCCCTATGAGATCCGGCGCCTGTGCGGTGTGTACGAGCGCAAGTTTCGCCAGGTCGAGAAGGTGCTGCAGGAGACCGTCAAGGCCCTCTGTGACACCACGGACTACCTGGCACTGGTCTTAGGGCCATACATCGGCCGGACTTCCCTTCGCCATGTTTTCCTTTGTCCCATGGGCCCAGGTATAGCCATGCTCGTGCTGGCCACCGACGTAGGGTTCGTGGAGAACCGTTTCCTTGAAGTGCCTGAGGAGACGACCGGGGAGGACCTGGCTTACGTTGCCAGGGTGCTTCAAACCCGGCTGGAGGGCATGGACATCGCCAGGATCAGTTCCACGGCGGTCGTGGAGATCCAGTCGGAGCTCAGCCAGTACCGCACCTTGCTGGAACACTGCCTGGACATGATCCGGGCAGCCCTGGAGCCATTAGAGGAGAACAGGGTATGGATAGGGTCCACCAGCAAGATGATGTCACTTCCAGAGTTCCGGGACGTGGACAGGATCAGGGCGATAATGAGGATCATCGAACAGCAGGAGCTGGTCATGGCCCTCATGCTCAACACCGGGCTGGGGATCAAGGTTTCCATAGGAGATGAGAATCCCGTACAGGAAATGAGGGACTGCAGCCTCGTGACAGCCACATACCAGGTTGCCGGCCAGGTTGCGGGAAGTGTTGGGCTCCTCGGCCCGAAGCGTATGGACTACGCGCGGGCCGTGGCGGTGGTGGATGTGGTGGAAAAAGCCTTGAGCGAGGCATTAGGAAGGGTGGCCGGGGCCTGA
- a CDS encoding hydantoinase B/oxoprolinase family protein produces the protein MSPDPLSPAARHTRQEDKYPLTVLRYGIRLDTGGPGAFRGRMGAVRKYRVDTGECLLYLWWERSRTPAWRLLGDGWATGSQVIVNRGPQGSSACSRATASGSRGRTS, from the coding sequence TTGTCTCCAGATCCCCTTTCCCCCGCCGCCAGGCACACCCGTCAGGAGGACAAGTACCCCTTGACGGTCCTGCGATACGGCATCCGGCTCGACACCGGAGGGCCAGGCGCTTTCAGAGGCAGAATGGGAGCCGTAAGAAAGTACCGGGTGGATACGGGCGAATGCTTGCTCTACCTCTGGTGGGAGCGTTCAAGGACCCCGGCGTGGCGCTTGTTGGGAGACGGCTGGGCGACAGGGTCGCAGGTGATCGTCAACCGGGGGCCGCAAGGGAGCAGTGCATGCTCAAGGGCAACGGCTTCCGGCTCAAGGGGAAGGACGTCATAA